The following are encoded in a window of Candidatus Fluviicola riflensis genomic DNA:
- a CDS encoding chromosome partitioning protein ParB, which produces MTSNPKKRSALGKGLGALLDNASTDITTSQTTSGLTGGVALLPVSSIEANPFNPRTNFEKEALAELTASIAIHGIIQPLTVRKLGRDKYQLISGERRFRASQMAGLTEVPAYVRVANDQTMLEMALVENIQREDLNSIEVALSYQRLIDECDLTQDQLSQKVSKSRSSITNHLRLLKLPAEIQLGVRDNIISMGHARALVSAGDEARQLELYRQVIDFQLSVREIEDMIRTGESKGTAEVPTLKQTTVGEITSVQEVFRHHLSDKISSKVEIKKTANGNGKIVINFSSEVDLNRIIELMNK; this is translated from the coding sequence ATGACATCTAATCCAAAAAAACGTTCTGCTCTGGGTAAAGGTCTGGGTGCGTTGCTCGACAATGCTTCAACCGATATTACAACTTCACAAACCACTTCCGGACTCACTGGAGGCGTGGCTTTGTTGCCCGTTTCTTCCATCGAAGCCAATCCGTTTAATCCGCGTACGAACTTCGAAAAAGAAGCATTGGCAGAATTGACCGCTTCGATTGCGATTCATGGAATTATTCAACCGCTTACAGTCCGTAAGTTGGGCAGAGATAAATACCAGCTGATTTCGGGTGAACGTCGTTTCCGTGCTTCACAAATGGCCGGATTGACTGAAGTTCCTGCATACGTGCGCGTTGCCAATGATCAAACCATGCTTGAAATGGCATTGGTAGAAAACATTCAGCGTGAAGATCTCAACTCAATCGAAGTTGCACTTTCTTACCAACGATTGATTGACGAATGCGATTTGACGCAAGACCAATTGAGCCAAAAGGTTTCGAAAAGCCGTTCCAGCATTACCAATCACCTGCGTTTGCTGAAATTACCGGCAGAAATTCAATTAGGTGTCCGCGATAACATTATTTCCATGGGACACGCGCGTGCGTTGGTTTCCGCGGGAGATGAAGCGCGTCAACTGGAATTGTACCGTCAGGTAATCGACTTTCAATTGTCGGTTCGTGAAATTGAAGACATGATCCGCACCGGAGAATCGAAAGGTACGGCAGAGGTTCCAACTTTAAAGCAAACAACAGTAGGCGAAATCACTTCGGTTCAGGAAGTATTCCGGCATCATTTGAGCGATAAAATTTCCTCGAAAGTTGAGATCAAGAAAACAGCCAATGGCAATGGGAAAATTGTCATTAATTTCTCTTCGGAAGTCGATTTGAATCGCATCATCGAATTGATGAACAAATAA
- a CDS encoding chromosome partitioning protein ParA, whose product MGKIIAIANQKGGVGKTTTAINLGGCFGVLEYKTLIVDADPQANATSGVGLDPKNTRNIYDCLINDVHPSELIIETSNPNLDILPSHIDLVGAELEMINLPNREHMLKQALDKIKDQYDFIIIDCSPSLGLITVNALTAADSVMVPVQCEYFALEGLGKLLNTIKIVQGRLNPDLEIEGIVLTMYDTRLRLANQVVDEVKTHFQDLVFDTVIHRNTKLGEAPSFGETIVMHDATSKGSINYLNFARELLQRNNLTKIGNNDKQFQVGNDI is encoded by the coding sequence ATGGGCAAAATCATCGCTATTGCGAATCAAAAAGGAGGTGTGGGCAAAACAACGACTGCTATTAATTTAGGTGGTTGTTTTGGTGTGTTGGAATATAAAACATTGATCGTAGATGCCGATCCACAGGCGAATGCCACTTCGGGTGTGGGCCTCGATCCTAAAAATACGCGCAATATTTACGATTGTCTTATCAACGACGTTCACCCATCGGAACTGATCATTGAGACCAGTAATCCGAACCTGGATATCCTGCCTTCTCATATTGATCTGGTAGGTGCTGAACTCGAAATGATCAACCTTCCGAATCGTGAGCACATGCTGAAACAAGCGCTCGACAAGATCAAAGATCAATACGATTTTATTATCATCGATTGCTCGCCTTCATTGGGATTGATTACTGTAAACGCGCTCACAGCAGCTGATTCGGTGATGGTCCCGGTTCAATGTGAATATTTTGCTCTTGAAGGTTTGGGTAAATTGCTGAATACAATTAAAATTGTTCAGGGACGATTGAATCCTGACCTTGAAATTGAAGGAATTGTTCTCACAATGTACGATACACGTTTGCGTTTGGCTAACCAGGTTGTGGACGAGGTGAAAACTCATTTTCAGGATTTGGTATTCGATACCGTTATTCACCGCAACACCAAATTGGGCGAAGCGCCAAGTTTCGGTGAAACCATTGTAATGCATGATGCCACAAGCAAAGGTTCGATAAATTACCTTAATTTTGCGCGCGAATTATTGCAACGAAATAATCTGACTAAAATCGGAAACAACGACAAACAATTTCAAGTAGGTAATGACATCTAA
- a CDS encoding DNA-binding protein yields the protein MTYENGNEKQEEVYSKSVRAGKRTYFFDIKATRGMDYYLTITESKKSEADGKQNYQKHKLFLYKEDFDKFIEGLQEVIDKARELQAVQENQSTNNLQEE from the coding sequence ATGACCTATGAAAATGGGAATGAAAAACAAGAGGAAGTCTACTCTAAATCAGTAAGGGCCGGAAAGCGTACCTATTTTTTTGATATAAAGGCAACGCGTGGTATGGATTACTACTTAACGATCACCGAAAGCAAAAAAAGTGAGGCCGATGGCAAGCAAAACTACCAAAAACACAAACTTTTTCTCTATAAAGAAGATTTCGATAAATTCATTGAAGGATTGCAGGAAGTAATCGATAAAGCGCGCGAATTACAGGCCGTTCAGGAAAATCAATCCACAAACAACCTGCAGGAAGAATAA
- a CDS encoding ferredoxin, whose protein sequence is MAIMITDECINCGACEPECPNTAIYEGGAEWHYSDGTSLKGLITTLNGEVTEADAAYEPKDMDVYFIVTDKCTECVGFHDEPQCAAVCPVDCCVDDPDFRESDDELIAKKDFMHA, encoded by the coding sequence ATGGCAATCATGATAACAGACGAATGCATCAACTGCGGTGCATGCGAGCCGGAATGTCCAAATACCGCAATCTACGAAGGTGGCGCGGAGTGGCATTATTCCGACGGTACGTCTTTAAAGGGATTGATCACCACTTTAAACGGCGAAGTAACTGAAGCCGATGCGGCTTACGAACCGAAAGACATGGACGTTTATTTCATCGTTACTGATAAATGTACGGAGTGCGTTGGTTTTCACGATGAACCCCAATGTGCCGCCGTTTGTCCGGTTGACTGCTGTGTTGACGATCCTGACTTCCGTGAATCGGATGACGAATTGATTGCGAAGAAAGATTTCATGCACGCTTAA
- the trxA gene encoding thioredoxin has product MAQKKTFKEIINGDQPVLVDFYATWCGPCKTMAPILDDVKQRIGSKASVLKIDIDKNQHAAQVYGVRSVPTLILFQKGKIKWRQSGVVPAKELVRLINENVD; this is encoded by the coding sequence ATGGCGCAAAAGAAAACATTCAAGGAGATCATTAACGGCGACCAACCTGTATTGGTTGATTTCTACGCGACCTGGTGTGGTCCTTGCAAAACAATGGCTCCTATTTTAGATGATGTGAAGCAACGAATCGGCTCAAAAGCTTCGGTTCTAAAGATCGATATTGATAAAAATCAGCATGCGGCGCAGGTTTACGGGGTAAGAAGTGTTCCGACGTTGATTTTGTTTCAGAAAGGAAAAATCAAGTGGCGGCAGTCAGGAGTTGTGCCGGCGAAGGAATTGGTGCGATTGATTAATGAGAATGTGGATTAA
- a CDS encoding proline--tRNA ligase, producing the protein MAQKYTTREEDYSKWYNELVARAELAENSGVRGCMVIKPYGYAIWEKIQAQLDKMFKETGHQNAYFPLFVPKSMFEAEEKNAEGFAKECAVVTHYRLKTDPENPAKLIVDPEAKLEEELIVRPTSEAIIWSTYKNWIQSYRDLPILINQWANVVRWEMRTRIFLRTAEFLWQEGHTAHATKQEAIAESELMLDVYTTFVEQFMAMPVIRGRKTESERFAGADDTYCIEAMMQDGKALQAGTSHFLGQNFAKAFDVKFADKEGKLDYVWATSWGVSTRLMGALIMTHSDDEGLVLPPALAPIQVVIVPINVTEEITEVVDKIQSELRALGVSVKYDDDDNRRPGWKFAEYEAKGVPVRLAVGPRDLANGVVEVARRDTKEKFSMKIEGIASEIKQLLDAIQTNLYETSLARRTAGMHSVDSYEEFKTRLEADGGFYLAHWDGTAETEEKVKKETQATIRCIPLDIPSEPGVCMVTGKPSAGRVVFAKAY; encoded by the coding sequence ATGGCGCAGAAGTACACAACACGTGAAGAAGATTACTCGAAATGGTATAATGAATTGGTTGCGCGAGCGGAATTGGCAGAAAATTCAGGTGTGCGCGGTTGCATGGTTATAAAACCATATGGCTACGCGATCTGGGAGAAAATTCAGGCTCAACTGGACAAAATGTTCAAGGAAACCGGTCACCAAAACGCTTATTTCCCGCTGTTTGTGCCCAAAAGCATGTTTGAGGCTGAAGAGAAAAATGCCGAAGGTTTCGCGAAGGAATGCGCTGTAGTAACACATTACCGCTTAAAAACTGATCCTGAAAATCCGGCAAAACTGATCGTTGATCCGGAAGCAAAACTGGAAGAAGAACTGATTGTTCGTCCAACCAGTGAAGCGATTATCTGGAGTACCTATAAAAACTGGATCCAATCATACCGCGATTTGCCGATCCTGATCAATCAATGGGCGAACGTTGTGCGCTGGGAAATGCGAACGCGGATCTTTTTGCGTACAGCTGAATTTTTGTGGCAGGAAGGCCATACAGCGCACGCAACGAAGCAAGAAGCGATTGCCGAAAGCGAGTTGATGCTGGATGTGTACACGACGTTTGTAGAGCAATTCATGGCTATGCCTGTGATTCGCGGTCGTAAAACCGAAAGCGAGCGCTTTGCAGGAGCAGATGATACGTATTGTATCGAAGCGATGATGCAGGATGGAAAAGCATTGCAGGCGGGAACATCTCACTTTCTAGGACAAAATTTTGCCAAAGCATTTGATGTGAAATTTGCCGATAAAGAAGGGAAACTCGATTATGTTTGGGCAACTTCATGGGGAGTTTCCACACGTTTGATGGGCGCATTAATTATGACACATTCCGATGATGAAGGATTGGTGTTGCCGCCGGCTCTTGCGCCGATTCAGGTAGTGATTGTTCCGATTAACGTTACAGAGGAAATCACCGAAGTGGTTGATAAAATTCAATCCGAATTGCGCGCATTGGGCGTTTCGGTGAAATACGACGATGATGACAACCGTCGTCCGGGATGGAAATTTGCCGAATACGAAGCGAAAGGAGTTCCTGTACGTTTAGCTGTTGGTCCGCGTGATCTGGCTAATGGAGTAGTGGAAGTTGCCCGTCGTGACACAAAAGAGAAATTCTCAATGAAAATAGAAGGAATTGCTTCTGAAATCAAGCAATTACTCGATGCGATTCAAACCAATTTATACGAAACATCTTTAGCGCGCCGTACTGCCGGAATGCATTCGGTAGATTCGTACGAGGAATTCAAAACGCGCCTGGAAGCTGACGGTGGATTTTACCTGGCTCATTGGGATGGTACTGCCGAAACAGAAGAGAAAGTGAAGAAAGAAACGCAGGCAACTATTCGTTGTATTCCATTGGATATTCCTTCGGAACCGGGAGTTTGTATGGTCACAGGTAAACCTTCGGCCGGTAGAGTGGTGTTTGCGAAAGCATATTAA
- a CDS encoding 30S ribosomal protein S20, whose amino-acid sequence MANHKSAQKRIRSNDVKRMRNKYQHKTTRNAVRKLRSLKDKKEAETMLPSVAAMLDRLAKRNVIHKNKAANLKSGLTVFVNKL is encoded by the coding sequence ATGGCAAATCATAAGTCAGCACAAAAGCGAATCCGTTCCAACGATGTTAAACGTATGCGCAACAAGTATCAGCATAAAACTACACGTAATGCTGTTCGTAAATTGCGTTCGTTGAAAGACAAAAAAGAAGCAGAAACTATGTTGCCTTCTGTAGCAGCAATGTTGGATAGATTAGCGAAACGCAATGTGATTCACAAAAACAAAGCTGCAAATCTTAAATCAGGTTTGACTGTTTTTGTCAATAAACTGTAA
- a CDS encoding diacylglycerol kinase, whose amino-acid sequence MNKQQQRFSSAKRFGSFIYAFNGLRILLREEHNSWIHIAAAVIAVVLGFIFQISGYEWIAIIFAIGLVIALEIVNSAIENLSDFVSPERHDSIKKIKDLAAAAVLIGAITALAVGLIIFIPKILIMLNA is encoded by the coding sequence ATGAATAAACAGCAACAACGATTCTCTTCTGCCAAACGGTTTGGCAGTTTTATATACGCATTTAACGGCTTACGAATCCTGTTGCGCGAAGAACACAATTCATGGATTCACATTGCAGCCGCCGTTATAGCAGTTGTTCTTGGATTTATCTTCCAGATCTCAGGCTACGAATGGATCGCCATTATTTTCGCCATTGGGCTGGTCATCGCCTTGGAAATTGTGAATTCTGCCATTGAAAACCTGTCTGACTTCGTTTCACCGGAACGCCACGATTCCATCAAAAAAATAAAAGACTTAGCTGCAGCGGCCGTATTGATCGGAGCCATTACTGCTTTAGCTGTCGGACTCATCATTTTCATACCTAAAATCTTAATAATGTTGAATGCTTAA
- a CDS encoding sulfurtransferase, translated as MKTTLITTGILLLFYLAYRTFRIATTDHGIEKLIANGAVILDVRTETEFDRGHIKGSVNISLGTIRERYTELDKKKTYITCCSHGLRSVKVESLLKERGFRHVYNGGAWSDLEPLVKRYSKKRIVN; from the coding sequence ATGAAAACAACGTTGATTACCACGGGAATACTGCTTCTCTTTTACCTTGCTTACAGAACGTTTCGCATTGCCACGACTGACCATGGAATCGAAAAGCTGATCGCAAACGGAGCTGTTATTCTGGATGTGCGCACCGAAACCGAATTCGATAGAGGCCACATCAAAGGTTCTGTCAATATTTCACTTGGAACCATCCGCGAGCGATATACCGAACTCGACAAAAAGAAAACTTACATTACCTGTTGCTCGCATGGTTTAAGAAGCGTAAAGGTCGAATCACTGCTGAAAGAACGCGGATTCAGACATGTTTACAATGGCGGAGCATGGAGTGATCTCGAACCGCTGGTGAAGCGATATTCCAAAAAGCGAATTGTTAATTGA